A region of Candidatus Liberibacter africanus PTSAPSY DNA encodes the following proteins:
- a CDS encoding NYN domain-containing protein produces MFDPREKIALFIDGANLYAASKALGFDIDYRKLLKAFRSRARVLRAYYYTTVIEDSEQQFSPLHPLLDWLHYNGFQVVSKTAREFVEVSGRKRIKASMDVDLAVDAFEQSEGVEHSVIFSGDGDFTPLVAALQRKAKKVTIISTVLSNPSMVSDQLRRQADYFIDLAYLKNEIARDAPESTQEEKECTK; encoded by the coding sequence ATGTTCGATCCACGTGAAAAAATTGCTCTTTTTATTGACGGCGCAAATCTTTATGCTGCTTCCAAAGCGCTAGGATTTGATATTGATTATAGAAAGCTTCTTAAAGCCTTTCGATCACGCGCCAGAGTACTAAGAGCATATTATTATACTACTGTCATTGAAGATTCGGAACAACAATTCTCACCATTGCATCCGTTGCTTGACTGGTTGCATTACAACGGATTCCAAGTTGTTTCAAAGACAGCTCGAGAATTTGTAGAAGTCAGCGGAAGAAAAAGAATAAAGGCAAGCATGGATGTAGATCTAGCTGTTGATGCATTTGAGCAATCTGAAGGTGTAGAACATTCCGTGATCTTTTCAGGAGATGGAGATTTCACTCCTTTAGTCGCCGCTCTTCAACGAAAAGCAAAAAAAGTTACGATTATTTCGACCGTGTTATCCAACCCTTCTATGGTTTCTGATCAATTACGTCGCCAAGCTGATTATTTTATAGATCTTGCTTATCTAAAAAATGAGATTGCACGTGACGCACCTGAAAGTACTCAAGAAGAGAAAGAATGCACAAAATAG
- the rpoZ gene encoding DNA-directed RNA polymerase subunit omega has protein sequence MARTTVEDCVDKVENRFELVLLASHRARHLSQGAKPTVVVENDKDTVLALREIASGTLSADDLEEDFIHSLQKHVEVDEPDNAVDNSEFTWNKPESLSFEQMSEGELIEGIGNIVAPDKRDDC, from the coding sequence ATGGCACGTACTACCGTAGAGGATTGTGTTGACAAGGTAGAGAATAGATTTGAACTTGTCCTTTTAGCGAGCCATCGTGCAAGGCATTTGTCTCAAGGTGCAAAGCCGACGGTTGTTGTTGAAAATGATAAAGATACAGTCCTTGCGTTGCGCGAAATTGCAAGTGGGACATTGTCTGCAGATGACCTTGAAGAAGATTTTATCCATTCTCTGCAGAAACATGTTGAGGTTGATGAACCCGATAATGCAGTTGACAATTCTGAGTTCACTTGGAATAAGCCAGAATCTTTGTCTTTTGAACAGATGTCAGAAGGGGAACTTATAGAAGGTATTGGTAATATAGTAGCTCCTGATAAAAGGGATGATTGCTAG